GTCTATTTTAACAGCTATGACTGGAATGTGTATGTTGATGGTCACTATGCCTATGCAGTTCCAACATGGACTAATCGTTGGTATGATTATTATTACTTTGACAGATTTCATTACGGTACTTATTATACCTATGGTAATTACCCATATGCATTCTATGGCTGGGGATCACCATTTTCAAGATGGAGCTTTGGTTTGCATGGATACTATAACGGCTTCTATTCAAGGTACGACTTTTATGACCCATGGTATTACTACAGCAAACTTTATTACAAACCAAACTATTACTTTAGACCCGGCAATTATGTATCCGGTCCCCGTAAGGACAGCAACATTGCTACTAGGCCGAGTACAACTGATGAAAGAGGTCTTCGTGGTGAAACAAGAACTCAGGGTGACATAAGATCAACCACACCAAGGTCATTGAGAAACGATGAACCCAGAAGCCTCAGGTCTGAAGCAGACGGTAGCCTAAGAAGCGGAAGCACTGTTACTGATGCCGGAGCACGCAGAGCCAGCGAAGAAGCTGCTTCAAGAGGTGGACAAAGCACTGTCAAGAGCGGACAGACAACAGGGTCAGAAAGTGGACAGGCCACTCCAACCAGGAGAAGTTATACAACTCCGACCTATTCACAAGGGGATAATACAAGCCGTCCGGTTTACAACAGAGCTTCCTATACAAGGGTAAGCAATGCACCTCGTCCTGCACAAACTACCGGAACTGTTCAGTCAGGTACTGAAGGTTCAACAAGGAGTGTACAGCAAAGCAGTACAACTATCGGTACGCCAAGAACTGCAACACAACCATCTGCTACACCAAAGAGCGGTAGTACTGCAGTGTATCAACGTGGTTCTTCAACCTCAGCTCCATCTAGAAGCTCATCTGGAAGCAGCTACTCAACACCTAGTCGTAGTTCATCATCATATAGTGGCAGCAGATCAGGTGGTAGTTCTTCAGGTGGCAGTTATTCTGCACCATCAAGAAGCAGTTCTTCAGGCAGCTCATCAGGAAGCAGCTACTCAACACCTAGTCGTAGTTCATCATCATATAGTGGCAGCAGATCAGGTGGTAGTTCTTCAGGTGGCAGTTCTTCAGGTGGAGCTACACGTAGCGGCGGCAGAAGATAATCAGGTCCTCCAATAGCAGATAGAGCAGTTATAACAATAAGTCTCCGGTGTCGCAGAACACCGGAGCCAGATGTGACACTCATTAATTGAAATGATCATGAAGAAGTTGATTCTCACACTAAGCATATTCTCGGCAGCAGGGTTGACGATGGCACAGGCACCTGATGACGCCCTTCGCCTTTCGCTAAACAGGCCTATAGGTACTGCACGAAGTCTTTCTCTAAGCAATGCAGCAGGCGCCCTGGGAGGCGACTATACCAGTATCGGTATCAACCCGGCCGGTGTAGCTGTTTACCGCTCCAGTGAATTTAACTTCACCCCCTCTTTGACAATCAATAATACAAACAGTAACTATTACGGGTATTCAGCAGATGATGACAAGATAAGTTTTCCCTTACAACAGATTGGTTTTGTAGGAACTTACAGGCCTATGAGGGAAGTGACCAGTGGACTGGTAAGCAGCCACTTCTCGATTGGGTATCAGCGAACTGCAGACTTCAACCGCAGGTCCTTTATACAGGCTTATAAAGTACCTTCTTCTCTGCTTGATGAGATAGTATATCAGGCAGACGGTCTGAGTCCAAATGAGATGTATAGTTTTCCACGCATTAGGGTGATGTACGATTCATACCTGATAGATCCGCTGGATGAAGATGTCTATGACGACCACGATTTGCCAACCGGATACTACCATGCTTTCGAAGAACTCGACGAAAACGGTCAGCCCATCTGGGGTCTTCCTGAGGGGCTAAATCAGAAGAGACTGATCACTGAGAGCGGAAGTGCTGGTGAGTTTCATATTGCAGGTGGTTTAAACTTCAGCAACAAGGTTTACATCGGTGGTCTGATAGGTATCGCAGTAGAAAACTACAAAAGGACTATCAGCCATGTTGAAGTGGTCAATACTGCAAATAACAACTGGAACTACCTATTCAATTACGAACTCAACGATCATCTGACAAGTTCATCAGTTGGCGTCAACCTCAAGGTGGGTGTTATCTATAAACCTGTTGATCCGGTTCGTCTAGGATTTTCATTCCACTCTCCAACATTGTATTCTGTTGACGAAGAGGCTTACTACAAGGTTACCCCTCAGAGTGGTTATACAGAAGAAGGGAGTTTCAGGAGTGACATACAGGAATACTCTTATAATTTCAGAACTCCTTACAAGGCTAATGCGAGTGCAGCCTTTGTAATATCAAATAAGGGGCTGGTAAGCGTTGACTATGAGTTTACCGACTATGATGCAATGCGTTTCAAAGACAGGTCCACATCCTCGGCAGATAATACCAGCTATTACAACGACCTGAACAATGATCTAAAGAAATTTTTCAAGCCGTCACACAGTGTGAGGCTTGGTGCAGAGTTCAGACCAGCAGAGGTAATCTCTCTAAGGGGTGGTTTTTCCTGGACCCAGAACCCATATAGTTCGTATCTCCAAAATAAAACTGAGCTCATGACCTACTCCTTTGGTGTTGGCTACCGTATGAACAATATGTATATAGACTTAGGATATATGCTGCGCGATCAAGACTATGACTACTCACTGTATTACTCAGGTTTTGTTGCCGATGAGTACCAGAAAATGGCAAAGATGAAAAACAAGGATCACATTGTTGCAGTTACTCTAGGCTGGAGGTTTTAATTTGATATGAAGAGGATATTGTTTATAATCAACCCGGTATCGGGTATTGGCAGGCAAAAGAGTATTGAGGAGTACATAAATGCCGGCATTGACCGCAAGACAGGGCAATACGAAATAGCTTACACACAGCATAAGGGACACGCCTTTGAGATTAGTACTGAAGCAGCCGGTAAATACGATATAGTGGTTGCCGTAGGTGGAGACGGGACCGTGAATGAGACAGGTCGCGGTCTGATAGGTAGCGAAACTGCATTGGGTATCATTCCGACTGGTTCAGGCAACGGATTGGCCCGTCATATGGAGATTCCATTTCGTATAGCAAATGCTGTAAAGGCATTGAACAACCCTGTGATTACTCCCATTGATGTAATCTCAATGAACGGATACTATGCGCTCAATATGGCAGGTATAGGCTTTGATGCGCATATCAGCCACAAGTTTGCTACAAGGCGTAACCGTGGTCCCCTTGCCTATATGCAGCTTATCACAAGAGAGTTTTCCAAGTACAAAGCCTGCCGTTATAAGATGACAATCGACGGGCATAGCAAGGAACTGGAGGCCTTTCTGATCAGTTTTGCAAACTCTACTCAGTATGGCAACAACATCCATATTGCACCTCAGGCCAAGGTTGACGACGGCCTGATAGATATCTGCCTTATCAGGGAGTTTCCCAAATACACTGCTCCTGCACTGCTCTTCAGCATGATAGATATGAGCATTGACCAGAATAAATACGACTCTATTATCAAGGCTCCTCATGTAAGCATTGAGTACCATGAAGACTTGCAGGGACACGTGGATGGTGAACCGGTAATGCTAGGCAAACAGGTCGAGGTAGGCATTATTCCGCTAGCTATTAAGGTTGCAGCACCACCACAGGAGCTAAGACAAACGCAGAATATCCTTACTCCGCTTATCGAGTTGCTTCCGGGGATGTCCTAAAAAACCGGGAGGTGAAATACACCTGCCCGGCTTCGGATCTGGAGGTTAACAAATAAAAGGCTTAGGTTTTAAATAATCATTCCCGCAGCTACGGTTTCATTAGTCCCTTCGTCAATCAGTATTACACTTCCTGTGATACGGTTGGTCTTGTAAGAATCAACAAACAAAGGTTTTGTAGTGCGTATTGAGATACGGGCTATATCGTTCATTTTTATCGTCAGGTCATCCTGGTTCTTCTCAAGGTTGCTGATATCCATCTTGTACTTTACTTCCCTTATCATGCAACGAACATCGGCACTTGTGTGCTTGAGTGCATATTTACCGCCGGGAACAAGTGGGCGCTCGTTAAACCAACAGATCATCATATCAAGATCCTGCTCCACACGCGGGGCTGTGCCATTTGACTCCTTTATAATCATATCGCCGCGGCTGATATCTATGTCGTCCTCGAGGGTGATGGCTACTGATTGCGGAGCAAAAGCTTTGTCGAGATTTGCCGCTTCGAGGTTAATACCCTGAACCCTGGATGAGAATCCTGAGGGCAGTACGGTAATCCTGTCACCTACTGAGATTACTCCGCTGGCTATGCGTCCTGCATATCCACGATAGTCTGGCCATTCCTTTGACTGAGGACGGATAACAAACTGCACAGGAAAACGGAAGTCCTCCTTGTTGATATCACTACCGATATGGATATTCTCAAGAATATAAAGAAGGGTCGGACCGTCGTACCATTCCATGTTGGTACTGCGAGTCACAACATTGTCACCCTCAAGCGCACTGATGGGTACAAAGCGCACGTCCCTTACAGTAAGTTTTGAAGCTATAGTTTCAAAATCCTTCTTAATATCGGAGAAGACCTCCTCCCTGTAATCGACAAGGTCCATCTTGTTAACACAGATAATAAGGTGGGGTATCTGAAGCAGAGAGGCTATATAGGCATGACGTCGGGTTTGCTCCAGTACACCCTTGCGGGCATCTATAAGGATTATTGCTGCATTTGCAGTACTGGCCCCGGTCACCATATTACGGGTGTACTGTATATGTCCTGGGGTATCGGCAATAATAAACTTCCTTTTGGGAGTGGCAAAATATCTATAAGCAACGTCAATAGTAATACCTTGTTCCCTTTCTGCCCTAAGTCCGTCTGTCAATAGGGCCAGGTTTACTTGTTCGCCCCCTGCCTTCTTACTGGCTCTTTCAATAGCTTCAAGCTGGTCCTCAAAGATTGCCTTTGAGTCGTACAGGAGTCGGCCGATAAGAGTACTTTTGCCGTCGTCAACACTGCCTGCCGTAGTAAAGCGCAGCAGCTCCATATTTAAATAACCGGTATCTTTTCCGCTCATAACAGTCGATTGAATAAATTAGAAATAACCCTCCCTCTTACGGTCCTCCATGGCTGCATCCGAACGCTTGTCGTCAGCTCGCCCTCCACGTTCAGTTACCCTTGATGCGGCAACCTCCTGTATAATGTCCTCAAGAGTGTTGGCGGTCGAGAGAGTCAGTCCGGTACATGTAATATCACCTATGGTACGGCACCTAACATTCATCTCACGAGCTACCTCTGTATCCCTAAGTTTCATAAAGGGAGCAGTAGCCATAATTACACCATCACGTTCAAAGACCTCCCTCTTGTGAGTGAAGTAGAGTGAAGGAAGTTGAATTCCTTCACGATAGATATATTGCCAAACGTCCATTTCGGTCCAGTTGCTTATTGGGAAGACCCTGAAGTGCTCACCAATATTCTTGCGGCCATTAAACAGATTCCATAGTTCAGGACGCTGATTCTTTGGGTCCCATTGACCAAACTCATCTCTGTGAGAGAAGAAGCGCTCCTTGGCCCTTGCCTTTTCCTCATCACGACGTCCGCCACCCATGGCAGCATCGCATTTGAGTTCCTCAAGAGCATCGAGCAGGGTTACTGTCTGCAGCTTGTTGCGGCTTGCATTGAAACCGGTCTCCTCAACCACACGCCCCTTGTCAATGGAATCCTGCACATAGCGCACAAGACAGGTGGCACCGTATTTCTCCATCAACCAGTCTCTATATTCCAGCGTTTCTGGGAAATTGTGGCCCGTATCAATATGAAGCAAGGAGAAAGGCAGCTTTGCCGGATAAAAAGCCTTTATTGCCAGGTGAAACATCACTATCGAATCCTTGCCTCCTGAGAAGAGCATAAGGGGATTCTCAAACTGAGCAGCCACCTCGCGAATCACGAATATTGACTCTGCTTCCAGTTCATCCAAATGATTGATTTGATACTTATCCATGCGGTCGGTTTTTCAGAAAGACAAATCAAAAGCAAAAAACCATTGATTTGTAATAAATACAACGCAAATTTAAGCCCTTTTGTAACAATATGAAAATTTGAGACATGGGTCAATAAAAAAAGCCGCCCAAAATAGGCGGCTTTTTTTATTATTGTATTTCAATACTTTAACCCTAATTACACGAAATTACCCTAGCTGTTTAGCAGGAATAAAGTCTTGATTAGTGTCAAAATTCAGTATTAATACGCATGTATCAAATCTCTGAACCATCTTCTGCAAGTTCCTCTGGATCAAAGCTTTTGTTGTATTGATCCATAGCCCTGAGACTCATACCCATGCTTGAGAATCCACCGTCGTTGAAGAGGTTTTGCATGGTAACCTTCCTCGTGTAGTCAGAGAACATAGTGACGCAGTACTTAGCGCAGTCAAGGGCATCAGCATTGCCTAGCGGCGACATACGGTCAGAGAAGTCAATAAGGCTGTTGATTCCCTTAACCCCGCTACCAGCCGTTGTGATGGTTGGTGACTGGCTTATTGTATTAATTCTAACCTTCTTCTCACGTCCATAGATGTATCCAAAGCTACGTGCTATTGATTCAAGCAGGGCCTTGGCATCTGCCATATCATTATAGCCATAAAGCGTACGCTGAGCTGCAACGTATGATAGGGCTACGATAGAACCCCACTCGTTAATTGCATCCAACTTGTAGGCTGTCTGAATCATCTTATGAAAAGAGATGGCTGAAATGTCAAGTGTCTTTGACAGGAAGTTGTAGTCAAGGTCGTTGTACACACGTTTCTTACGTACGTTGAGTGACATACCTATTGAGTGCAGAACAAAGTCGATCTTACCACCGAGAACTTCCATTGAAGTCTTGAATACATTCTCAAGATCCTCTACATTGGTGGCATCGGCTGGGATTAGTTCAGAACCGGTCTTCTTTGCCAATTCGACTACATTACCCATTCTGCAAGCAATGTGGGTGTTGGAAAGTGTAAATATTGCACCTTCTTCGTGTGCAAGTTCTGCTACCTTCCATGCTATTGACATGTCATTCAGGGCACCGAAAATTATACCCCTCTTACCTTTTAATAGATTACATCCCATTTTTTTCAGTTTAATTTTGAGGCAACAAATATAAGGCTTATTACTCCAGATATAAAGAGTAAAAAGGTAATAGTGTTTAATCAGTCTTGTTAAGAATTAGCTCATGAGGTCTCTCGCATTGATAAGAGCCGCCTCTGAAAGCTCTGATCCACTGAGCATTCCGGCAATTTCAAGTACTCTTTCTTCGCTGTTAAGTTTTTTAATTTCTGAGACCGTAAGTTTGTCGGTATCGCGCTTGCTAACCTTTAAGTGGGAGATGCCTTTAGCGGCTATCTGAGGTAGGTGTGTTATACTGATAACCTGTATGTTACGGCCCATTTCTTTCATTATACGGCCCATACGGTCGGCTATCTCGCCCGACACACCAGTATCTATTTCATCGAAAATTATAGTAGCCAGTCCTTTGGCTGTTGACAACAGGGCCTTTATGCAAAGCATCAGCCTTGACATTTCACCTCCCGAAGCCACCTTGGGAATTTCACATAGTTCACCGTTTTTGTTTGCCGAAAACAAAAACTGTATCACATCCCTGCCATCCTCGCGGTAATCGTCCGCTTCACGGCAATCAACCAAGAATCGTGCATTCGGCATTCCAAGCTCCGCCAGATTTGACACTATATGCTTTTCAAGTGTTTCAAACACCCCACGACGGCTCTGCGCAAGTACGTCAGCTGCTTTATCAAGCCTTGACTTGCTTTCGGCAATTTTATAATCCAGTTTTTCAATCTCCTCGTCAAATGCATCGAGGGCATTCAGCTTGTCCTGCAGTTCATTGAGGATGGCAATAAGTTCGCCAACACTGCCAACCCTATGCTTTTGCTGAAGGGAATAGATCAGATCCAGTCTATCACGAACAAAGCTTAACCTTTGCGGGTCAAATTCAAGGTCAGCAGCAATCCTGCTAAGCCCGGAAGTGATATCCCTTAATTCTATTAATACTGATCTGAGCCTTTCTGCAAGTTCCCTCCCCCCCGTCAGCCATGACTCTATCTTCTCAATCTCGGTCTGAACCATGTAGAGTCTGTCATTTACAGGAGATTCACCCGAACTGAGCAGTCCATCAGCCAGGGTCAGTGCACTTCTGATCTCTTCTATGTGGATCAGTTGTTCCAGTTCCTTCTCAAGCTCTTCCTGCTCACCATCAACCAGACGGGCCTCACTCAGCTGTTGCACCTGGAAATCCCAGTAATCGCGGTCAGAACTTTGTTTCTCGTTAAGTTCTATCAACTTGTCCCTCTCCTTTTGAAGGTGTCTGTAGTTGTGATACTCCTGACGATATGCAGCTCGTTCGGCTTCATTTGCTGCAACATTGTCAACAACTGCAAGCTGGAACTTAAAGTCCCCAAGCAGTAGGTTCTGGTGCTGGGAGTGAATATCTATTAGTCGCTCGCAAAGATTCTTGAGAAACTGCAGGGTAACGGGGGTATCGTTTACAAAAGCCCTTGACTTACCCTCAGGAAGGATTTCCCTTCTTATATAGGTTTTAGTGTCAAAATCTACGTCTTCTGTTTTGAAGAGCTCTTCCAATCCATAATCTGCTATATCGAAGCCTGCCTCAACAACGCACTTCCTCTCCTTGTCCCTGATAACTGAAGTATCGGCACGCTGTCCAAGTATCAAAGCCAGAGCTCCGAGCATAATCGATTTTCCAGCTCCGGTTTCGCCGGTTATAACGGTGAAACCTCTGTCAAATTCAATCTCTGCTGAATCAATCAGAGCATAGTTGCTTATCGAAAGATGGAATAGCATAGGTATTTCTCTTTACAGGCAAATCTAAGAAAAAATTCAAACCAAGGGGGAATCAGAACCTGTTGCCTTCCTCCTTAATCTTTTGATATTTGTCTGAATTAGATGGATCGATCTCTGTAAGAATCTCAACTGCCCTGCTCTTTTCCATCATCTGCCCACCAGAAAAGATGCTGACCAGTTCGTCGCTCTTTGCAGTAGCAAAGAGCACCATCGCAAAAGAATTGGGCCTTTGGCGTGTAACCCTGGGCAGTTGTTCTATAGCCGAAAGTATGTTTGATCTTCCCTCCTCTGGCTTTTCTGACATTCTGTCCAGTCCACGTCTGTGATACTGATAATAGCAGTTGCGTAGCGGTGTATGATATTCATTGAGCAGGTTTTCTATAAGCCAGTACCTGTTGCGCGGACTCTCGAAGGACTTCCAACCGGCTTCGCGGAAGCTCTGAGCAGTACTTACAATCTTTTCAGCTTCCCTGAAGTAAGGTGTGCCTCCCATAGGACTGAAGGTATCGTAGTCGTAGCCAATAATTACATAGGCATAGTAGGCCAGTATGGCTACAAGATTGGACTCCAGATTAGTGGGGTTAAATACCAGGGGTTCAAACTCCACATAACGGAAGTGAAGACTCTGGTCGAGGTAGTTGAGTACCGGTGAATTGAAAGATGTATTGTATATGGGACGGCGTGATTGCACCTGTATGGTGCCCTTGAACTCGTCGGAACCAATCATTTCCCTTATATTAATCAGGATGGAGCAGTCTATGCGTTCAGCTGGAGCATATTGATGTTCAGTCCACCTTTGTCCATTCATAAACTCCATTATAGCAGTCTGGAGAGTTTCGAAGACTCCGCGGTTGGTACCCTGAACGCCCGGAGCCACTACCTGCACCATACATCTCAACTCCTGAGCTCCGACTTTGTTGCAGAAGCCCGATATTGCAAGTAAAAGCAGTAATGCAGTCCTGTATATTATGCTCCTGGTCTTCATGGTGCTTGTTGTTTATCAGACAATGACGCCCTGCGGGTGTATAAGCAGGCGCTCAATATAGTTGACTATATCTGCAGCTAGTTCCACCTTGGACTTGAGAGGTAGGTCGTCGATTACCTGATCCCTTCCTATAATTGTAATTCTGTTGGTATCGACCATAAAGCCCGCACCTTGTTCTGCAAGAGAATTAAGCACAATAAAATCAAGGTTCTTACTATCGAGCTTTTTGCGGGCATTGGCCTCTTCGTCGTTTGTCTCAAGTGCAAAACCTGCAAGTATCTGTCCCGGCTTTTTGATACGGCCCAGGTCTGCAGCTATATCTGGGTTTGGTACCAGCTTGAGCACCAACTCATCTCCCGACCTTTTTATCTTTTGTTCCTCAGCTTTTGCGGGACGATAGTCACTTACTGCAGCCGACATAACAGCACCATCTGCCCCTTGAAAATGCGCAAGGCATTCCCTATGCATCTCAAGAGCTGAGTGAACATCTATACGATTGATATTGGGATTCTTTGTCTTCAGACTTACCGGGCCACAGACAAGGTCAACCAGAGCACCACGCGATGCCAGCTCCTCAGCTATTGCAAAACCCATCTTACCAGAGGAGTAGTTTCCAACAAACCTCACAGGGTCTATTGCTTCATAAGTTGGTCCTGCGCTCACAAGGAAGCGTTTGCCCGACAGTATGCCGGAACTTTCCTTAGCGGCAAAGTATGACTTAAGCCTTTCGACGATAGCCTCAGGTTCCTCCATCCTACCTTTACCCAACAATCCACTTGCAAGTTCACCAACCCCCGGTTCGATAACCTCACAACCGTATGTTTTAAGCTTTTCAATATTGTTGACCGTCGAAGGGTGGCTGAACATGTCAAGGTCCATCGCAGGGGCTATAAATACCTTACAACGTGCAGAAAGATAGGTAGCCACCAAAAGATTATCGGCCAGACCATTGACCATCTTGGCGAGTGTCGAGGCCGTGGCCGGTGCAATCAGCATGGCGTCAGCCCAGATTCCAAAATCCACATGGCTGTGCCAGGTCCCGTCGTTGGCTCCGAAAAATTCGGATAGTACTGGTTTACCTGATAAGGCCGAAAGGGTAACCGGCGTAATAAACTCCTTGCCTGCAGGGGTAATGATAACCTGTACCTCTGCTCCCTCCTTAACAAGAAGCCGGAGCAGTAATGCAGCCTTGTAGGCTGCAATGCTTCCGGTCACTCCAAGTACTATTTTCTTCCCTTTTAGCATCTTCAGGTATAGAAGTGATAAGGGGACTTATTCGGCTGATTCTGCCTTTTCGCCCTTACCGGGTTTGCGGTAATAAATCTTACCTTCGAGAAATTCCTCAACACCTATAGCAGAAGGCTTGGGCAATCTCTCATAAAAGCGTGATATTTCTATTTGCTCCCTGTTTTCAAACACCTCTTCGAGGTTGTCGGTATAGGAGGCAAACTCCTGGAGCTTACGGTTAAGCTCTTCCTTCATATCAACCCCGATCTGGTTAGCACGTCTGGCAATAATATTGATTGTCTCATAGATATTGCCTGTTTGCTCGCTTAGCTTGCGGGTGTCGTAGGTAATGGTGTTTCCCGGAGCTTTTGACTTTTTATAATCCATATCTGCAAACTATAATTAAGACTATTGATTACTACTTGTTGTTGATTTAAGCAATTTGTTTATGTCCTGAAAGATTTTGTTGGCATTGCTAAGATACGCACTTTCAGGGTATTCGTTTATAAAAGAATAATATTCATCAAGAGTATCCCTTAGACGCTCATCCTTCTTGGCCTCAACACTATTGACAGCCTCTTTGTACTTGGCATCAAGGATCAGGAAATAAAGCTCTTCCCTGTATTTTGTATCGGGAAAATCATCAAGAGTGTTACGGGCTGTAATTACTGCTGACAGATAATTGTTACCCAGATATGATCCCAAATCATAATACATCTTTGCATTTAGATAAGCCTTGTATGCCAGTTTGTCACGCAACTCATC
The genomic region above belongs to Xiashengella succiniciproducens and contains:
- a CDS encoding OmpP1/FadL family transporter, encoding MKKLILTLSIFSAAGLTMAQAPDDALRLSLNRPIGTARSLSLSNAAGALGGDYTSIGINPAGVAVYRSSEFNFTPSLTINNTNSNYYGYSADDDKISFPLQQIGFVGTYRPMREVTSGLVSSHFSIGYQRTADFNRRSFIQAYKVPSSLLDEIVYQADGLSPNEMYSFPRIRVMYDSYLIDPLDEDVYDDHDLPTGYYHAFEELDENGQPIWGLPEGLNQKRLITESGSAGEFHIAGGLNFSNKVYIGGLIGIAVENYKRTISHVEVVNTANNNWNYLFNYELNDHLTSSSVGVNLKVGVIYKPVDPVRLGFSFHSPTLYSVDEEAYYKVTPQSGYTEEGSFRSDIQEYSYNFRTPYKANASAAFVISNKGLVSVDYEFTDYDAMRFKDRSTSSADNTSYYNDLNNDLKKFFKPSHSVRLGAEFRPAEVISLRGGFSWTQNPYSSYLQNKTELMTYSFGVGYRMNNMYIDLGYMLRDQDYDYSLYYSGFVADEYQKMAKMKNKDHIVAVTLGWRF
- a CDS encoding diacylglycerol/lipid kinase family protein codes for the protein MKRILFIINPVSGIGRQKSIEEYINAGIDRKTGQYEIAYTQHKGHAFEISTEAAGKYDIVVAVGGDGTVNETGRGLIGSETALGIIPTGSGNGLARHMEIPFRIANAVKALNNPVITPIDVISMNGYYALNMAGIGFDAHISHKFATRRNRGPLAYMQLITREFSKYKACRYKMTIDGHSKELEAFLISFANSTQYGNNIHIAPQAKVDDGLIDICLIREFPKYTAPALLFSMIDMSIDQNKYDSIIKAPHVSIEYHEDLQGHVDGEPVMLGKQVEVGIIPLAIKVAAPPQELRQTQNILTPLIELLPGMS
- the cysN gene encoding sulfate adenylyltransferase subunit CysN — its product is MSGKDTGYLNMELLRFTTAGSVDDGKSTLIGRLLYDSKAIFEDQLEAIERASKKAGGEQVNLALLTDGLRAEREQGITIDVAYRYFATPKRKFIIADTPGHIQYTRNMVTGASTANAAIILIDARKGVLEQTRRHAYIASLLQIPHLIICVNKMDLVDYREEVFSDIKKDFETIASKLTVRDVRFVPISALEGDNVVTRSTNMEWYDGPTLLYILENIHIGSDINKEDFRFPVQFVIRPQSKEWPDYRGYAGRIASGVISVGDRITVLPSGFSSRVQGINLEAANLDKAFAPQSVAITLEDDIDISRGDMIIKESNGTAPRVEQDLDMMICWFNERPLVPGGKYALKHTSADVRCMIREVKYKMDISNLEKNQDDLTIKMNDIARISIRTTKPLFVDSYKTNRITGSVILIDEGTNETVAAGMII
- the cysD gene encoding sulfate adenylyltransferase subunit CysD, whose translation is MDKYQINHLDELEAESIFVIREVAAQFENPLMLFSGGKDSIVMFHLAIKAFYPAKLPFSLLHIDTGHNFPETLEYRDWLMEKYGATCLVRYVQDSIDKGRVVEETGFNASRNKLQTVTLLDALEELKCDAAMGGGRRDEEKARAKERFFSHRDEFGQWDPKNQRPELWNLFNGRKNIGEHFRVFPISNWTEMDVWQYIYREGIQLPSLYFTHKREVFERDGVIMATAPFMKLRDTEVAREMNVRCRTIGDITCTGLTLSTANTLEDIIQEVAASRVTERGGRADDKRSDAAMEDRKREGYF
- a CDS encoding enoyl-ACP reductase FabI; its protein translation is MGCNLLKGKRGIIFGALNDMSIAWKVAELAHEEGAIFTLSNTHIACRMGNVVELAKKTGSELIPADATNVEDLENVFKTSMEVLGGKIDFVLHSIGMSLNVRKKRVYNDLDYNFLSKTLDISAISFHKMIQTAYKLDAINEWGSIVALSYVAAQRTLYGYNDMADAKALLESIARSFGYIYGREKKVRINTISQSPTITTAGSGVKGINSLIDFSDRMSPLGNADALDCAKYCVTMFSDYTRKVTMQNLFNDGGFSSMGMSLRAMDQYNKSFDPEELAEDGSEI
- the recN gene encoding DNA repair protein RecN translates to MLFHLSISNYALIDSAEIEFDRGFTVITGETGAGKSIMLGALALILGQRADTSVIRDKERKCVVEAGFDIADYGLEELFKTEDVDFDTKTYIRREILPEGKSRAFVNDTPVTLQFLKNLCERLIDIHSQHQNLLLGDFKFQLAVVDNVAANEAERAAYRQEYHNYRHLQKERDKLIELNEKQSSDRDYWDFQVQQLSEARLVDGEQEELEKELEQLIHIEEIRSALTLADGLLSSGESPVNDRLYMVQTEIEKIESWLTGGRELAERLRSVLIELRDITSGLSRIAADLEFDPQRLSFVRDRLDLIYSLQQKHRVGSVGELIAILNELQDKLNALDAFDEEIEKLDYKIAESKSRLDKAADVLAQSRRGVFETLEKHIVSNLAELGMPNARFLVDCREADDYREDGRDVIQFLFSANKNGELCEIPKVASGGEMSRLMLCIKALLSTAKGLATIIFDEIDTGVSGEIADRMGRIMKEMGRNIQVISITHLPQIAAKGISHLKVSKRDTDKLTVSEIKKLNSEERVLEIAGMLSGSELSEAALINARDLMS
- a CDS encoding DUF4835 family protein, which gives rise to MKTRSIIYRTALLLLLAISGFCNKVGAQELRCMVQVVAPGVQGTNRGVFETLQTAIMEFMNGQRWTEHQYAPAERIDCSILINIREMIGSDEFKGTIQVQSRRPIYNTSFNSPVLNYLDQSLHFRYVEFEPLVFNPTNLESNLVAILAYYAYVIIGYDYDTFSPMGGTPYFREAEKIVSTAQSFREAGWKSFESPRNRYWLIENLLNEYHTPLRNCYYQYHRRGLDRMSEKPEEGRSNILSAIEQLPRVTRQRPNSFAMVLFATAKSDELVSIFSGGQMMEKSRAVEILTEIDPSNSDKYQKIKEEGNRF
- the coaBC gene encoding bifunctional phosphopantothenoylcysteine decarboxylase/phosphopantothenate--cysteine ligase CoaBC, whose translation is MLKGKKIVLGVTGSIAAYKAALLLRLLVKEGAEVQVIITPAGKEFITPVTLSALSGKPVLSEFFGANDGTWHSHVDFGIWADAMLIAPATASTLAKMVNGLADNLLVATYLSARCKVFIAPAMDLDMFSHPSTVNNIEKLKTYGCEVIEPGVGELASGLLGKGRMEEPEAIVERLKSYFAAKESSGILSGKRFLVSAGPTYEAIDPVRFVGNYSSGKMGFAIAEELASRGALVDLVCGPVSLKTKNPNINRIDVHSALEMHRECLAHFQGADGAVMSAAVSDYRPAKAEEQKIKRSGDELVLKLVPNPDIAADLGRIKKPGQILAGFALETNDEEANARKKLDSKNLDFIVLNSLAEQGAGFMVDTNRITIIGRDQVIDDLPLKSKVELAADIVNYIERLLIHPQGVIV
- a CDS encoding DNA-directed RNA polymerase subunit omega, translating into MDYKKSKAPGNTITYDTRKLSEQTGNIYETINIIARRANQIGVDMKEELNRKLQEFASYTDNLEEVFENREQIEISRFYERLPKPSAIGVEEFLEGKIYYRKPGKGEKAESAE